From the genome of Capsicum annuum cultivar UCD-10X-F1 chromosome 4, UCD10Xv1.1, whole genome shotgun sequence:
AGCGCTCTAGATCATGAATTACTTCatgttttctttaatttgttaAACGTTTCAACATTTGGAAGTGAGGTTTAATtagttatcataaaaaaaatgatttcttttTATTGATCAGCTTGCACACACTTAGACTATATCTTACTTTTACCTCCATCAATATATGAATATATCTTACTTTTACCTCCCATCAACATAtgaatcaattaaatttttagtCACCTAAGCTAGCTTAAATAGATACTTcatactttctttcttatttgtaaTATTTCGTCTCTTGAgagttaatttaattaattttcaaattaagaTGTTGAGGTGTAAAGAGAGAGAATTAGTCTCCCGTACATATGTATTGTACACCCAATCGATCTCTCTGGATTAGATCgggtattaaaatataatattttaaaacacttaaaatgacaataaaatgaaaagaataatcaATCTCCAGTCCcaaaaaacgaaaaaggaaatGATCAATattgatttttccttttctttcttaaaGCATCAATCTGGATTTATTTATTACTCCATATTTTTGTTTCCAGGAATTAGATGCTATAATGATAATAAAAGGTTGTTTGCTTAGTGTTAAGAAAACTGTCTTTCttgattttgaagagaaaaattcaaatttcgtGATTCTTTTTTAAAATGCATCACCGCTTTCTTCTTAAAGACAAGCTTGGCCCACAATGAATTATTTACTTTATGTGAAACAAGATAGATGAGTTTGAATTTAAGACCAGgtctttttttcttcatactCATCCGTTCGGGTGGTCTTCGCTAGAAAATTATAATCCTTTCGTCCTAAATTATTCattctaaattcaaatatatattaattaaaaaaaataattaataacataactaaTTTATCATATTAcctctattaaataatatttatattttaatttaaagaaaaataattaatacaaagattaaaatatgaaaaagattttgtctcttcttgattaataaaaaaagataagtaaaatgagataaaattaaaaaatttgagatgaaGGGAGTattatacaacaaaataatatattgaatctctttacattATTcacgtatttatttatttatattttaattttttagacaaaaattCTAGCTTTGCTACTTCATTCTTACACAAGTCCCAACAAATCCCTACAACTCCTACATAATAAGACATCTAAAATGCAGATTACTGTCTCATAGGTATTCTGTGATGAAATATCTCATAGGAATTCTGGTGATGAAATAACAACTGCGCAGCTCTATATCAAATCATGAGCGTCTATGTATCGATGAAGGGATGAATAATCGACTGCTAAAGATGGGtaaaaaagcaaaataaaaaatgagaaattcGTGTGATATCCGAGTTTGAttagtgaaataaaaaattgagcaGCTACTAAATATAGAGTTGCAAAGGGTATGATGTGCAATTAGATTGGATGCTAAAACTCTTGAATACTGTGAACCTATTAATTTCATGAATCGATTACAAATAATATCACTCAAATCTTTTTTATACAACTGAATCATTACAGTAAAGACTAAATTATGGGGCAGGTCTTTATTTGTCTAATACTCTTGAGGTAAAAAGAAAGCATTACCGCAAAATGCTTGTTTATTAAACAACGTGTACTCTTGTACAAGAATGTAACGAATAACTTTTAATACAGACCACAACTTATTTACCACGTCAAGTTGCAAGTGAAACCTTAAGTGTCGTTTGGCGTAAGGTATGAGGAATAAATAGTCTCGGGATAACACGaagtattattttatctcatgtttggttTGAAGGATTAGTTAGTATCGCGattacttatcccaccatttacaccatagtgatggagTAAGTTATCCCATACacatggtgggataactaatcccggatTATCTCGGGATAACTAATTCCGATTCAGTTATCCCGaaataactctttcccaaccaaacgacccctaaaagaaaataattaagaatttaagttttgtacATGTACAAAACATTCTACACTATAAGTAAACTTGATTTGCTATTGCAGgttatctaattttattttttttttatttttatgtaaataattgggTAATGTGCAATAGCAGGTCAAGTTAACTATAGTGCTAGAATATTTTGTGCACTGACGGTGCAGAGAACTTAAACTCAATAATTAAAGTATTTAGCTTATGTACACTGATGGTGTGTAAAGATTTTTTGCACTATCAGCATAATTTTGCATGATGTACGTGACTTAGTCAACAACGTCGTGAAGCTTATGGAATTTCTGATGATCAAGATCTTGGAAATAGTTGGTGGATTGAGACCTTTGGACTCGATTCAATCTGTTCATTGCGTCCttcttgatgttgttattgttgttgctgctataCTTATTGCCTATGTTTCTTCTAGCATTTGGTAATGGAGGTCTATTCTTGAGGTTCCTAGTGGCATTGGGATGAAATTCAATACTTCTTGGAGAACTCTGAGGGCTCTCTGCTTTCTCAGTTGGCTTTGAAGTACTGGAAGATGCACTAGTAGTTGTATTAGTAGTGCTACTTCCTGGCTCTAGTACACTAAAGACTGTTGAAACTCTACTCTTTGTTGGCTCCTGCAACTTACCACACAAGAAATTAATGAGTTTAACTTCGATGTGGTGACAGTGTAAGAGTTTTTTACACTGTCAAGTCGTTAACGTAAATACTCATAATAAGTGAAACTAGTGACGTGAAATCAAAGCAACTCTTTGTAGCACATTAAATTGCATTGATGGTTTAAAAAGAAATTTGTGCTGTCAGTGGATATAAGTGATATTCATATTAAACACTGATGATTGTCTTCCAGGTTTTCTTAGTGCATAAATTTGAGAAATGTACCTCAGTATAGCCACCACTATCTGGTTTTGCTTCCTCCGCGTCTATTACTTTCTTTTGTCGTTCCTTTTGTGATTGAGAGCGTTGTCGTATCTTGTGCCTGCCGGGAGGGAAAATGGAACAAACGGAAGTTGGAAGTCATATCACTTTAATCAGAGATTTAAGTTTGATATTAGATGATTCAGATAATGCAATTAGCTTATGATTCAGATAATGCAATTAGTTTGATATTAGATGATTCAGATAATGCAATTAGCTTGATAGTATCTCAGCAATTTTGTATCCTTCTACTTATTCTCCAGAAACAAGGTAGCCTTTTGGGTTTCGAAACAGAACTTCGAAAACATTTCAGATAAAAACATTAAATATTTGAACTAAGCTCAAGTTTGACTTGCTCTTGGTTAAAAAGATGCAATCTGAACTGATTCTGATGCCATATTCTCTTTCGCGTAACAATGCTCCACAAAACCTTTAGAAACAGTGAAGGACAAAacatttgtgaagaaaaaggacgTTGGACCTAATTCAAATGCAGAAGCTAACTTTTTAGGTGCGGAATATTAAGAGGTTTCAGTCCATACCCTCGACTAATGTCTGGATCCAACATTTTCAAGAAGACCATTTGACCTATAGACAAGCTCACTAACCTTTTCCTCTCAAGCTTTAATGCTGCCTCAGGATATTCCTTATAGACTACAGGCAGCTCCGAGAGTTCACAGGCCAAGGGGCTCGTACGAAAGAACTGTATTGAAACATTTTCCAAATCAAGAGTGAAAAGAACTTCATTTGACTAGCACtttctcatgatttaaaatatgatCACAAACTTCTTGTTAGAATGTTACTGAATTTGATATTTCAGCTAACAGTTACCTCATCTTGAAGTGCTGAACCTGCAGAACCTCGATTTGAAGGATCTAGCGCAAGAAGAACGTTTAGAAGCCTCCAAGATGATGTCGGGAAGTGCTTGAAAGCTTCCTTCTTGTTAGACCTGTAAGTATATGGTGGCCTGAAGGTTGTTGAAAGTTTTGTTCGCCTCCAGTAATCCTCTGTCGGTGTGCCACAGAGCTTGAATATCTTGTGGAGCTGCTCCACCTAGAGAATTTTTCCATAATTAGTTTCATAAACACCCTTTAGAACATgctgaattgaatgaaaattaaTGAGATATCGATTGTTATTAGCTTCTTGATGATCTATTTAATTGGACATTGAGAATTTATGCAAAGTTAGTCTAGTACCTCAGTGCGACCTGGTAGAATAGGCCTGCCTGCAAACATTTCAGCCATGAGGCAGCCTGCACTCCAAAGATCAATACCTATTCCATAATCTGTAGCACCTAGTAGTAGTTCTGGAGCTCTGTACCAAAGTGTGACTACTCGACTTGTAAGAGGACGTTTCTTTTCAGGATTGAACAAGTTTGCCAGTCCAAAATCAGCAATTTTTAGCATCCCATTTTTGTCAATCAACAAATTGGATCCCTTAATATCTCGGTGCAAAATACCCCTCTCGTGGCAGTGCTGCAGGCCTGCAAGCAGCTGCTGCATGTAACACTTAATCTGTAAAAAggataaatacttttaaaataagcAATTGCAACGGCAATTGGTAAACCTcaaacatcaaaaaaaataacttgaaaatgTGCTGACCTGTGCTTCATTGAGCCTCATATCAGGCCGAGATATTATGCTGGTGAGATCAGACTGCATGTATTCGAAAACTATGTAAAGACTATATTGCATTCTGGAAGTAGCCAACCCTTCAAGCTTTATGATATTGGGATGGTCCATCTTTTGCAAAATCCTAATCTCTCGAGCCATGAACTTTATACTCTCCGGTTCTGAAGTATCAAAACGAACTTTTTTTAAGGCAACAATCTTCCCAGTATCCCTGTCACGTGCTCTATAAACATTGCTGTAAGTCCCTGAACCtacctaaaatatcaaaaacttgcATCAAATTCAATTTTGCTACTCAGCTTAGTTCTTTATCATTTCATCCAAAAAATTATCTAAACAAAAGATAGCACAACGTTCTCGTTTTCAAACTGAAAAGGTTACTCAAGTTTCCAGTGATGATTAAACGAAATTCAGTGATTCTGTCTTATTATAATTCCGTTTCCAATTCAATTCTAACTAATAAAATAGAAAGTTCTTGACTAGTCAATTTCCCTTTGAATGAAAAATCCTTGGACTCTCAATCTAATTTAAGCCTAGAATGTTTCTTCATTACACAATAATAGTTACTGGAAATTTCTAGTGTCTATCAAAGGAAGGGACAGAGTAATGAAACAAAAGGCTAGAGTTAGAATAAGAGTTCAAGTTAAACAAACTGAttagataaaaatatttaatcgGTTGTAGCACTGTATTTCCAGATTACCACATGGAGAATTACCAGTGTTGCTGGTCAACTTAACCTGATGGAGCGTAGCACATAAACTCTAAACTTTAATTCCAGCTATGCACAGTTAAAATTGATAGGAAATTAAGAAGAGACAAACCTTGTCAATTTTGTCATAAGAATCAGCACTTTTTGGGACTAAACCAGCCAGAACTTGTCTTGGAATATTATCAACTAGCCATTTTGGCCATCCATCTATTAACTCTTCCTCTTCAGTTGTTGTCATGGTAATTTTCTTACCAACATCACCACCATCACTGCGCTCATTAGTTTGTTTTTCTCCATCACTTGTGATCACCAAATTCCTTTCAATATTGATAATATCTCTATTAGCATCACTCCGTCTCCTAACATCATCAAAACCAGCAGCATTTTTCTCCCTTGGCACATGAGGCCTCTGTCCAGTAGACCTCCTTGGCCTAACATGTTGATCTCCTCTAGCAACATATCCGTTCTCCAACTTCAGCTTTTCTAATCCCCGAGGCGGTGAATGCATCGAAGGCTTTCCTTGAGCACACCCCATGAACTATAATATCTTATCAAGTTTCTAAAAATTGTTGTAAATATATTGATGGCTAATAGCCAGTCTGGCCAAGCTTTTGGGAAACTAAAAGTCTGAGTTGAAGTGTTGGGCCAAGATATTAGGAATAATATAAGTGCTTTTGAGTAAGCAGAAGTTGTTTTTTGGAAGCTGAAAAGGTAGCTTCTACAAGCATTTCTCAAACCTTGGCAAAGTTGCTGCTCTAATATAGCCAAAAGTGTGTTTCAAATTAATTAGTCAAACACAAACTGTTCTTATCTCTCCAAAAGTACTTCAAAAAGCacttacaaaataaatagattttGGAAACTTAACCGAACGGACTACACACTGTGACATAGTTAAGAAAAGGTCATGAATTCATGACCAAATCCAACAAACACAAGACACATGGAGAAAAGAGAAGGAACTGAAAACAATATTGCAGGCTGAGTTAAAACTGGGAGAAAAATTCTTCAGAAATagagaaagttgatgaaagtGACAAGAAAACCGGCAAGGCCGGCCATTTTAAGAATAAGATTACTGTTGTCTTCATCTTCTTGTTGTCTATTCCATTAGATGGCATACTAATTAGTACATGTTAAATAGGTTATAAATGTCAATATTTGGtttctctctctcacacacacatatatatatacaataagatCACAGAAAGATAACTATCCATATAATAAGTGAAATTAATAACATGAAAAATAAGCGCGCAACCTCCTTTagcatgcaaaaaaaaaaaatattacactGTCAGTGTTTATGCATATGTGGTAAATCCTTGTTCTCTATATATACAttgtatttccttttctttttctttaaagaaCTTATATATATTGCAGAAGTTTCATAAGACTGCAAaaacttcaatatttttttatcaccTGTTTTAATACTACATCTGTTCAAGTGAAATAAAACAATTTGACAAGGAAAGCCAAGATTTATCATGTCTTGTGTGTCGTCTTCTCTTTTAAACCAACTAAGAGGCGGAAATTAATCTTAGTAAATTATGACACGACGATATAGCTATTTTATTGCTGTGTGCCAAACGATTTGAGCTAATGTCGTACTACCTGCTACTGCCAAAAATGTGTTGTcttgaacaagaaaaaaaattagtatatactatatactaCATATGTAACTACGTAATAAAGAGCTTGTCAATATCAGTGCGTAGATAAAAGTTGTACTCTTGCTATATCTCTAAAAATGTCGTTTTAATTTTTGCAGAAGACTGAAAAAAGAGGGAAAAGGTCTAAATTTAGCTCTGAATTTTGTGAAATAACTCAAGTTTGCTTTCTGTCAGTAGTAGGGATTAAATATTTTTCGGCGCTATAAGATTGATCTAAAATTACCCTCATCCACTAATGGCGAAAGCTTTTCAACATATGGACATCTTTGATAatggaaaagggtcaaatttgcCCATAAACATGTGAAATGATCCAATTTTTGCTATTACATTGTTTAGTAACGAGATTATCTAAACTTGTTCTGTGAAAGAAAAAACTGGTAGTTACATCATTGCAGAACCAAAGTAATGTTCGATCCATTTGAACAACTCGAGGCGAGACTAATGGCAGAATTATTCAACCAGTAATAAAGTctgaaaattcataaatttgggAAGGTTTTAGGCAGCTTGTTTATTTCAAGAGAACCCCCTTCCTAACCAATAAACTACAATAATTGCGAGCTACTATTATTCGAAGGAAAAGTCAATGGTTTGGCAACAATCAAACGGCTTTCTATCATAGTTGCAAGGGCCAACGATTTTTCACCTACAGAACTAATACAtatttctaacaaaaaaaaaaaatcaagttcttGCAGAAGTTGGGAGTGTGTTAGTTATATGTAGTGCAATGAAGGGGCTCAAACTATAAATTGAGAATTCAAGTGAGGAAATTAAAGGAAACAATTGG
Proteins encoded in this window:
- the LOC107869589 gene encoding probable serine/threonine-protein kinase At1g54610 isoform X2, with protein sequence MGCAQGKPSMHSPPRGLEKLKLENGYVARGDQHVRPRRSTGQRPHVPREKNAAGFDDVRRRSDANRDIINIERNLVITSDGEKQTNERSDGGDVGKKITMTTTEEEELIDGWPKWLVDNIPRQVLAGLVPKSADSYDKIDKVGSGTYSNVYRARDRDTGKIVALKKVRFDTSEPESIKFMAREIRILQKMDHPNIIKLEGLATSRMQYSLYIVFEYMQSDLTSIISRPDMRLNEAQIKCYMQQLLAGLQHCHERGILHRDIKGSNLLIDKNGMLKIADFGLANLFNPEKKRPLTSRVVTLWYRAPELLLGATDYGIGIDLWSAGCLMAEMFAGRPILPGRTEVEQLHKIFKLCGTPTEDYWRRTKLSTTFRPPYTYRSNKKEAFKHFPTSSWRLLNVLLALDPSNRGSAGSALQDEFFRTSPLACELSELPVVYKEYPEAALKLERKRHKIRQRSQSQKERQKKVIDAEEAKPDSGGYTEEPTKSRVSTVFSVLEPGSSTTNTTTSASSSTSKPTEKAESPQSSPRSIEFHPNATRNLKNRPPLPNARRNIGNKYSSNNNNNIKKDAMNRLNRVQRSQSTNYFQDLDHQKFHKLHDVVD
- the LOC107869589 gene encoding probable serine/threonine-protein kinase At1g54610 isoform X1; the protein is MGCAQGKPSMHSPPRGLEKLKLENGYVARGDQHVRPRRSTGQRPHVPREKNAAGFDDVRRRSDANRDIINIERNLVITSDGEKQTNERSDGGDVGKKITMTTTEEEELIDGWPKWLVDNIPRQVLAGLVPKSADSYDKIDKVGSGTYSNVYRARDRDTGKIVALKKVRFDTSEPESIKFMAREIRILQKMDHPNIIKLEGLATSRMQYSLYIVFEYMQSDLTSIISRPDMRLNEAQIKCYMQQLLAGLQHCHERGILHRDIKGSNLLIDKNGMLKIADFGLANLFNPEKKRPLTSRVVTLWYRAPELLLGATDYGIGIDLWSAGCLMAEMFAGRPILPGRTEVEQLHKIFKLCGTPTEDYWRRTKLSTTFRPPYTYRSNKKEAFKHFPTSSWRLLNVLLALDPSNRGSAGSALQDEFFRTSPLACELSELPVVYKEYPEAALKLERKRHKIRQRSQSQKERQKKVIDAEEAKPDSGGYTELQEPTKSRVSTVFSVLEPGSSTTNTTTSASSSTSKPTEKAESPQSSPRSIEFHPNATRNLKNRPPLPNARRNIGNKYSSNNNNNIKKDAMNRLNRVQRSQSTNYFQDLDHQKFHKLHDVVD